One Natrinema longum genomic window, TGGCCGTCCCGGTCCGCCTCGCCGCGCCAGTCCCGGCTGGCGGGCAGCCCGGCCCAGCCGATCGCGACGCCGGTCTGGCCGTGTCGGAAGGGTCGCCCGCAGGTGTCGGTCACCACGACGCCGACGTCCTCGTGGCCCCGCGCCGCGAGTCCCGAGCGGATCCGCTCGGCGCTCTCGCTGGGCTTGCGCGGCAACAGGAGGATGTCGTGACCGGGCACGTTCGAGCGGTCGATCCCCGCGTTCGGCGCGATGTGGCCAAAGCGCGTCTCGGCCAGCAGGAACGGACAATCGATCAGCAGCTCCGAACTCTCCTCCAAGACCGCCTGTGCGAACCGCGGGTCCTTCTCCTCGCCCGCGACCGCCTCGATCCGGTCGGCGATCTCCTCGGCCCGCCCGCTGACGGGGTACTCCTCGAGGTCCGCCGTTCGCCCCTCGGCCTTCGAGACGATCGTACTCGCGACGGTGAGCACGTCGCCGGGCTCGAGGGCGGCCCGATCCGCGACGAGGGCGGCGATGTCGTCGCCGGGGCGGATTTCGGGCAGATCCGCCACGCCGTTGAGTTCCATACTGGTGGGTGGGGAAGCGGCGTCAAAAACGCACCGTCACCGGAGAATGGAGCCAGCGATGGACGGGCTATAGCTCCGCGACGGTTGCACAGTCCTGACAGGAGATGACCATCTCGTCGGGTTCGGGCATCCGCTCGTCTTCCGGATTGACCGCTTCGATGTCGTGGACCGTTTCTCGTCCGCAGTCCGCACAGTCGAACAGCACCTTCGTGTCTGTCCATCCGTGGCGGGGCTCCCCGACGCCGAGCGCCACGGCGACGACTCGTTCGTCGCCTTCGTTACCGCCGGTCTGATAGGAACCGCCGCGCTCGAAGTGGATGACTTCGCCGGAGCCAACCTCGTGGGTTTCGGGCTCGGCACCCGGCCCCGATTTCACCTCGAACGTGGCCGTCCCATCGATCACGTAGAACAACTCCTCCTGATCGTGGTGCGTGTGGTGGCCGCCGGAGAACGACTCGCCGGGCTCGAGTTCGAAGTGGACCATCGCGAACCCCATCTCGTCGATGGCCCGCGAGAGCGGTTTGCGGTGGCTGTTGATGCCCATGAAATGGGGGACGTTCTCGATGTCGTCGACACTCCGTTTTTCCATGCTACCACTAGGCATGGTGTGTACCCTCTAAAACGTTCCCGCCGTTCGGAATATGTGGCTGAATATACAGTCAACACCCTACTGCGTGTCGGTTACGACCCGTTTCGGTCGATCGACTCGCGGTGCGTTCCGGCGGCTCGGTCGGTCTCGACCGACTCCGCGTTCCGCTCGCCCGGATCGCCGTGCCCGCCGCCGCCGGGCGTTTTGACGGTAACTGTCGTCCCAGCCGTCACGTCGACCGTCGTCTTCGCGGGAACCGCTTCGCCGTCGATCAGGTTCTCGCCGGTCGCGCCGTCCCCGCCGCCGGCGACGCCCTTCGGCGCGTGGCGGCGGCGCTCGGTCAGCAGCGACACCGTCGCCGGCGTCTCGACGGTCACCGACCGCTCGAGGCCGAGGCCCCCGCGAAACCGGCCGCGCCCGCCGCTGCCCTCCCGAAGCGCGTAGCGTTCGACCCGGAGCGGGTACTCCGTCTCGAGGGATTCGACGGGCGTGTTGAGCGTGTTCGTCATGCCGACTTGGACGCCGTCCATCCCGTCGCGGTCGGCGCGCGCGCCGAAGCCGCCGCCGAGCGTCTCGTAGTAGGCGAACGAGCCGTCGCGCGCGCCGATGGTGAGGTTGTTCATCGTCCCCTGGCCCTGTGCGGGGACGCGGTCGGGCGCGGCCTGTGCGAGCGCGGTGAAGACGACGTCGGTGACCCGCTGGCTGGTCTCGACGTTGCCGCCGACCACGGCGGCGGGCGGGTTCGGGTTCAACAGCGATCCCTCGGGGGCAGCGACGCTCACCGGCTCGTAGCAGCCGTGATTCGGCGGGATCTCCGGATCGGTGATACAGCGCACGACGAAGTAGACCGCGCTCGTCGCGACCGCCAGCGGCGCGTTGAGGTTCCCCGCGACCTGCGCTGCGGTTCCGGAAAAGTCCACGTCGATCGTCCCGCCGTCGACCGTGACGGCCGCGGCGATTTCGACGTCCTCGTCGGTCACGCCGTCGCCCTCGAGGACGTCGGTGGCCTCGTACGTGCCGTCGGGCAGGGCCGCGATTTCCGCCGCGATCCGCTCGCGGGAGTAGTCGATGACAGCGTCGAACCCCTCGAGGACCGTTCCGCGGCCGTGCTCGTCGAAGAGGGCCCCGAGCCGCGCTTCGGCGCGTTCGTTCGCTGCCTGCTGTGCGCGGAGGTCCGCCCGGCGTTCGCGGAGGTTGCGGACGTTCGCGAGAACGAGCGAGCGGACGTCCTCCCGGGGCTCGCCGCCCTCGACGAGCCGAATCGGGGGGAGCCGGAGTCCCTCCTGATAGATCTCCTCCGCGCCGGCGGGCATGCTACCGGGAGTCATCCCGCCGACGTCGGCGTGGTGGGCTCGAGAGACGGCGTAACCGACGATCGATCGGGCGTCATCCTCGTCGTCGCTCCCGCTGCTCCCGTCATGCCCGGGCGCGATCGGCGAGACCATCGTCACGTCCGGCAGGTGCGTTCCGCCGGTGAAGGGGTCGTTGAGAACGAACACGTCGCCCGGTTTCGGATCGTGCTCGCGTACGGCGTCGACCGCGGCCGGCATCGCGCCGAGGTGGACCGGGATGTGTTCTGCCTGCGCGATCATCCGCCCCTCGGCGTCGAACAGCGCCGTCGAGCAGTCCCGCCGTTCCTTGATATTCGGCGAATACGCCCCCCGGATCAGGGTCTGTCCCATCTCCTCGGCGACGCTCTCGAGTTGGTTGCGAACGACCTCGAGGGTCACTGGATCGATGCGATCGTCCGTCTCGTCTGTCGGGTCCGTCGTCATCGTCGGTTCTCCTCCGTTCGCGTCGCGACGAGCGTTCCGTCGGCCAGAACCTCCCCCGCCCAGGTCGGCGGGACGACGGTGGTGCTTTCGGCCTGCTCGAGAACCGCCGGGCCCGCGATCGACGCGCCCGCCGCGAGCCGCTCCCGATCGTAGATCGTCGTCTCCCGCCGGCCAGCGTCGGGAAAGGTGGCGTCACGAGTCCCGAGGACGGCGTCGCCCTCGCCGTCGTGGCGGATCGCCGGCTCCGATCCCAGGACGGTCGCCGTCGTGCGGAGGGTGACGACCTCGATCGATTCGTCCATCGCGTAGCCGTAGGTCCGCTCGTGGACGTCGTGAAACCGGTCGGCGACCGCGTTCGCGTCGAACGTATCGTCGACGGGAACGGTCAGTTCGAAGCTCTGGCCCGCGTACCGGCAGTCGGCTGCCCGCTCGACGCGTGCCGCGTCCGGAGCCGACGCGTCCGCGAGCACGTCGGCCACGAGGTCGTCGTACACGTCCTCGAGCGCCGCTGGCTTCGCTCCGTCGAGCGCGACGCCGACGGTCCTGGCGGCGTCGTAGCTCTCGTCGGCCGCGAGCAGCCCGAACGCGGAGAGCACGCCGCTCGGCCGCGGGACGACGACCTGCTCGACCGACAGGGAATCGGCCAGCGCCGCGGCGTGCATCGGCCCCGCGCCGCCGAAGGCCACGAGCGCGAAGTCGCGAGGGTCGTGGCCCCGTTCGACCGTCACGGACCGGATCGTCCGCGTCATCGTCGCGTTCGCCACCCGGAAGACGCCACGAGCCGCCTCGAGCGGTCCCGCGAGGCCGGCTTCTTGGGCCAGTTCGTCGAGGGCCTCGCGTGCGGCGTCGACGTCGAGGGTCATTTCACCGCCCAGCGCGGTTTCGGGGCCGATGTAGCCGAGCACGACGTTGGCGTCGGTGACGGTCGGTCGAGTGCCACCGCGGTCGTAACAGGCCGGGCCGGGCGCTGCACCCGCGGACTCCGGCCCGACCCGGAGCGCGCCGCCCGAGTCGACCCACGCGATCGAGCCCCCGCCCGCGCCGACGGTGGTCACGTCGACCATCGGCGTCCGGATCGGTATGTCGTCCACCTCGGCGTCGGTCGTCCGCTCGGCCCGTCCGTCCCGGACGAGGCTCACGTCGCTCGAGGTGCCACCCATGTCGAACGTCACGAGTCCGTCGACGGCATCATCGCCGACGGTGGCCGCTGCACCGACGACGCCGGCGGCCGGCCCCGACAGCGTCGTCGTCACGGCGTGGTCACGCACCGTCTCGGGATCGGCGATACCGCCGTTGGCCTGCATGATCCGCGGTGTCGGAATCCCGGCCTCGCGGGCCTCCTCGACCAGCCGACCGACGTAGCGGTCGATCGCGGGCCGGACGTAGGCGTCGACCGTCGTCGTCGACGTGCGTTCGAACTCGCGGAACTCCGCGAGCACCTCGTGGGAGGCCGAGACCGGGGCCTCGAGTTCCTCGCGTAGCGTCTCGGCGACGAGGCGCTCGTTCTCGGGATCGGCGTAGGCGTGTAGCAGACAGACCGCGACCGCCTCGACGTCGCGTTCCCGGAGCGTCGCTGCGAGATCGCGGATTGCCTCGGCGTCGACCGGTCGTTCGACCCCGTCGGCGGTCGTCCGTTCGTCGACTTCGAACCGCCGGTCGCGGGGGACCAGCGGCTCCGGTTTCTCGGCCTCGAGATCGTACAGATCGGGTCGGTCCTGGCGACCGATCTCGATGACGTCCCGGAAGCCCTCGGTCGTCACGAGCGCCGTCTTCGCGCCGTCGCGTTCGAGCAGGGCGTTGACCGAGACGGTCATCGCGTGGGCGAAGCCGTCGATTTCGGTGGGTTCGATGCCGGCGCGGTCGCAGGCCTTGCGGAGTCCCTCGAGGACGCCGATGTGTTGGTCGTCGGTCGTCGGGACCTTCGCGGTGACGAGTCGGTCGTCGACGGAGAGGGCCACGTCGGTGAAGGTGCCGCCGACGTCGACGCCGATGCGCGTGTCGCCATCGACTGGCGGCGTCTCACTGGTCATCCCAGGCTGGTCCCTCGAGTAGCGTGTCAGAATCCTCGTCGAGCGATACCGCCACGCGCTGTGTCATGGTCACAGGCGGGGGGCCGAGGTAGGTATAGTTCACGCACTCGATCCGTCGTCCGGTCGGGGCGACGGCTTCGAATCCCGAAAGCGATTCCCTGCGGGCGGACGTCGGTCACGTATGAGCGATTCACCGGTAGCCTCCGACGACCCGGGGAGCGACGACGGGGAGACGAGTCACGTCGTTACCGCCTTCCTCCGAAACCGGGGGGAGGTCCTGTTGCTCCGCCGGAGCGATTCCGTCGGCACTTACAGAGGCCAATGGGGCGGCGTCTCCGGCTTCGCCGAGGGCCAGCCGGACGAACAGGTCCGCGTCGAGATCCGCGAGGAAACCGGCCTCGAGGCCGACGACGTCTCGCTCGTCCGCTCCGGGCGGCCGATCACGTTCGCCGACCCCGCTCTCGAGCGCGAGTGGGCCGT contains:
- a CDS encoding coenzyme F420-0:L-glutamate ligase, whose protein sequence is MELNGVADLPEIRPGDDIAALVADRAALEPGDVLTVASTIVSKAEGRTADLEEYPVSGRAEEIADRIEAVAGEEKDPRFAQAVLEESSELLIDCPFLLAETRFGHIAPNAGIDRSNVPGHDILLLPRKPSESAERIRSGLAARGHEDVGVVVTDTCGRPFRHGQTGVAIGWAGLPASRDWRGEADRDGHELGVTVQSVIDELAAAANLVTGEGAGGTPAVVVRDWEFGTHEGSDELFRSVENDLVRQALRDWRVDE
- a CDS encoding cupin domain-containing protein, producing the protein MEKRSVDDIENVPHFMGINSHRKPLSRAIDEMGFAMVHFELEPGESFSGGHHTHHDQEELFYVIDGTATFEVKSGPGAEPETHEVGSGEVIHFERGGSYQTGGNEGDERVVAVALGVGEPRHGWTDTKVLFDCADCGRETVHDIEAVNPEDERMPEPDEMVISCQDCATVAEL
- a CDS encoding hydantoinase/oxoprolinase family protein, with translation MTSETPPVDGDTRIGVDVGGTFTDVALSVDDRLVTAKVPTTDDQHIGVLEGLRKACDRAGIEPTEIDGFAHAMTVSVNALLERDGAKTALVTTEGFRDVIEIGRQDRPDLYDLEAEKPEPLVPRDRRFEVDERTTADGVERPVDAEAIRDLAATLRERDVEAVAVCLLHAYADPENERLVAETLREELEAPVSASHEVLAEFREFERTSTTTVDAYVRPAIDRYVGRLVEEAREAGIPTPRIMQANGGIADPETVRDHAVTTTLSGPAAGVVGAAATVGDDAVDGLVTFDMGGTSSDVSLVRDGRAERTTDAEVDDIPIRTPMVDVTTVGAGGGSIAWVDSGGALRVGPESAGAAPGPACYDRGGTRPTVTDANVVLGYIGPETALGGEMTLDVDAAREALDELAQEAGLAGPLEAARGVFRVANATMTRTIRSVTVERGHDPRDFALVAFGGAGPMHAAALADSLSVEQVVVPRPSGVLSAFGLLAADESYDAARTVGVALDGAKPAALEDVYDDLVADVLADASAPDAARVERAADCRYAGQSFELTVPVDDTFDANAVADRFHDVHERTYGYAMDESIEVVTLRTTATVLGSEPAIRHDGEGDAVLGTRDATFPDAGRRETTIYDRERLAAGASIAGPAVLEQAESTTVVPPTWAGEVLADGTLVATRTEENRR
- a CDS encoding hydantoinase B/oxoprolinase family protein gives rise to the protein MTTDPTDETDDRIDPVTLEVVRNQLESVAEEMGQTLIRGAYSPNIKERRDCSTALFDAEGRMIAQAEHIPVHLGAMPAAVDAVREHDPKPGDVFVLNDPFTGGTHLPDVTMVSPIAPGHDGSSGSDDEDDARSIVGYAVSRAHHADVGGMTPGSMPAGAEEIYQEGLRLPPIRLVEGGEPREDVRSLVLANVRNLRERRADLRAQQAANERAEARLGALFDEHGRGTVLEGFDAVIDYSRERIAAEIAALPDGTYEATDVLEGDGVTDEDVEIAAAVTVDGGTIDVDFSGTAAQVAGNLNAPLAVATSAVYFVVRCITDPEIPPNHGCYEPVSVAAPEGSLLNPNPPAAVVGGNVETSQRVTDVVFTALAQAAPDRVPAQGQGTMNNLTIGARDGSFAYYETLGGGFGARADRDGMDGVQVGMTNTLNTPVESLETEYPLRVERYALREGSGGRGRFRGGLGLERSVTVETPATVSLLTERRRHAPKGVAGGGDGATGENLIDGEAVPAKTTVDVTAGTTVTVKTPGGGGHGDPGERNAESVETDRAAGTHRESIDRNGS